CTTGGAGGCTGTTATATATCTGATCGACGTTGGCTGACAATGTGCCAAAATTCACAATTAGATTTGGTTAAACTCAAGATTATCATAGAAAATATTGATAAGCAAATTCATTGGGAACAATGCAGGTTATTCTATCTATTGTTATATTCTGTCCACCTCACTGATATAGACAGTCGACTAAATATTCAAAACACCTGTCAAAATAACTCGGTGCCCTAACAGCACCTCAGACTTTCAAACTAATTGTAATGGTGGTCAAACACCTGCGAACATTACCACGCCCACACCTGTAGAAGCCTTGTTTTAAAGTACTTCTATACAACTTTtatcattgatttttttttttttttttttttacctcaagaGTTTTGACAGTTACAACAACTAAATGACGACATAAAACTTAGTCATTAGGGGGTAACACGACACTCTGTAGTAGACAGTTACACGTCTAAAATGTGGTGTAATTCCTTGACGACTCTACATAACAGGTGCAACATCACGCCCTAAATATAGATATAGTTGTTTCAAGTCTAAACGATTTTGTCCCACAAAAGTAGTAAGTGTGATATTTTGTGGATTTACCTGTGAAACTCACCTCTGTTGTTACTAAGTTTGTCGGGAATTCAGAGCTCCGTGTTTGTCTTCCGCATTGAGCTGCACGGAAGCTGCGGGAGGGAAAAAGCCTGAGGAAACCACGCCCTCCATTACAACAAACACACATTGTGTACGCAATGGCGAAAGTTCAGCTGCATTCTCTCTATTAAAAGTTGATCAGCCAATATCCATGGCACAAAAGACTGTCACGATGTCAAACGTTCCCAACCCCTGACAGTGATGTTTAGAAAAGGATGTGTCAGGCGGGGCTACGCATGACACACACATCTGAAATACGTCATGGTCACACCTAAATCATTACGTCATGGTACAGTTGCAGATCCTTATTAAATTCACGAAAGACGCAAAGTTGTTTTCTACTTATGTACCAACAAACAGTTATTTcacagtttaaaagacagaatgaaaAAGGATGTTTCCCTAAAGTCGTGTTGATATCTTAAAATAGTTGCTTTAATTGAAatgtcaaagaaagaaaaattcaaGAGCTGATATCACACCAATaaatgatttgccccattcatgTCTCCCACTGAGTCAGAACAGTGTAAGAATAAAAAATGGAATTGATTCATTGCAGATTTTGTTATACAAACTTTTTCCAACATTAAAATGCAGTCACAAAAAATGGCTGAAGAAATTCTGAATGACTGCTCACTTACATGACTTACTGCAAAACTTTAACATAACCAGCCATCGTCTACAAATATTAGACCAATCCAATGGTTTTCTTGTGCTTTACCACAATGCCTGTTTTTCAAAAGCCCATTAATGGAGCATTAACTGctattttcaaatatattttgttTACATCTTGTCATCTAAAATCAAATATACAGCCAAACAATTCAGACACATAACCTTATTGCTGTACATTGGCTATTTATGAAAGTATCTAatggaaagacagaaaaaaatgtgatgTTATAAAAGTCAGGACATTTACCCCGCACAAGACACAGTTGAAAGTTGATGGCGATGTACCATGAAGCAGTGTCAAAAGTGATAAAGAGAAGAGTTTAATTCTTGACAAAGGTCAACTCAAAGGGGGGAAACGTTTTGGAGCATAAAGAATAAACGGTGACTAATCCGCACAACACAAGCTGATCAAGCTTCCAGGTCACAGTTAAGCAATCGGTTAGGAGCTCTTAAAGATCTTTCCAAGCTTGAAACATTGAGTCAAAAGCTTTCAGCTCAATGTCATAAAGAAACAAGTCCCACATTAGCTTCAGGTCAGAATGTGATTAAATAGACTGTTATATTTATACCCTTgttctcaaaagaaaaaaaaacaacaatccagactgaaaaatatataatatataacaaAGCAACGTACAAAAGGAAATGGGAATTAACTTGAGTCGAGAGATCCAAACACGATCCAATCTGAGCACCATGGAAACTATTATCAGTCAGTCATTGAAATCTGCACCACACATCTGTAATTATCAGAAGAAGAACTTAAACAACTCCAATCCGTCGTGCTTTTCACAATGAAATCACATTTTAGTTTTGACCTTAATTAATCAGAGttggatgatttttttttcccaatttaTGTAGAgtttccaaagaaaaacttcacattttctgttttgGTTTTGGTCCATACGTTATCTTAAAAGAAAGAGTTGGCATACTTATTTTCAGCAAACTGTAGTTCAATGAGCCAGCTGTCAGGATGAGGAACCTAGTTCGCTGAGGTAAATGTCTGCCTGCAGCCTGTAGAGGAACACTCGCGGTCAACATGGATCTCTATTTTCCAAACAACAAAATGCCTTTGGcccacaatttaaaaaaaagtatggaCACACAGTTCAGTTAAATATACAATTTAATGGTTACATATGACCCAGCCATATAAATGACAAATAGTTTGTGCACAGCTGAAATtgaatccattttttttcccatttggtAACCTGTCTTAGCTGCTGTTGGTTACTATTAACAATATTTGTCTCAGTGGTGTTTAGTTGCTCGATAGATACACATAAAGAAACACTTAATCCATTTTAAAGCTGGAGCACGATAGTTTTGTAGCTGGTAACTACATTGTCCCAGGTTGGTATTCCACAGCACATTTAAGGAATCAAGACAACAAAATCCACTACTTCTGTGTCTATTTGCCAGGATGCACAAACATTTACGGTTAATGTACTAGAAAGACACTTATTCCCGCTAGTTAGTGAAGGAAGCTCTGTATATGTTTGTCTGGTCTTATTTTTAGACAAATGTTTATTTAGGCTACTTCACGCTTGGTTCTTAAAATACTGAGACAGATAGACTTGCAGGTTTGACTCTGATGTTGATAAGTTGTCTACAtaatttgattaaaaatgttttgtttaggGGCTACagagtggtgtggtggttagctctgtcacctcacagcaagaaggttccaggttcaactcccagcgggagcctttctgtgtggagtttgcatgttctccccatgcgtgggttctctttgggtactccagcttcctcccactgtccaaaaacatgtatgttagattaattggtgtctctaaagttTTTCttaggagtgtgtgtggttgtttgtctctgtgtggccctgtgatggactggcagcctgtccagggtgtaccctgcctctcgactgatgaccactgggataggctccagcacccccgCAACCCGGCTGAAGGATTAAGCgggcatagaaaatggatggatggatgttttgttTATGATGTTTTCACATTAGCAGGCCTCACCTCAGCCTATCTGTGAACAAAGTGGCCCCTGTTGCTCTGTGATATCACAACTGGAGCAACAGCAGTCTTTACAGTAGTTTAGTTTAGTGTACTTGCTTCTTTTTGTTACCGTACATCAAGAAGCCAATGGGTCTTTGCAATGAAACTGATTGCCCTCAATAAACAAGGTCTGGAGCATGTATAACTATTTGTAAGTACACATCCATAATACAATTCTGAACCTGTAAATGAGGATGATGCATGCTCTTTaagtaataattttttttttttttttaaaaaccctcAAACTTCTTAAACCATTTTCACTGAGATAAAGTGATTAGGTATGTTTGGACTTCTTAGCTGTTTACAGACATGAACCTTGAACAATCAGGTCCAAATTATGTTTGCAGTTGCCCCCTCACATATGCAAGAGAAGATTATTCTAGTACATTTGTGAGCGGACAACTGAAAATAGTGGCACATTGGTGATGAGCAAAGGAGGTGGAACACTTGGAGCTGCGGAAATCGTAGTGTTGTTTACTGTAGATCAAGGATAGCAAAATAAGTTCCTCATttatccacacacacacccacacacatatagatatacaattttttttacattgaaaTCAACACTTCATAGCCTATCCTTGAATGTAACCATAACCATGGCAAAAGAGTGAAAATAAATATACAAGCAAGCAATATTCTTGCTTACCATGAATTCTCACAATAACCCGCCCTTTTCATACAtgggtttattttcatttttatcctAACTGCTGCTAactctaagtaggttcaaaacGTTGTCCACAATATTAAATTACCTCCACTATCACTATCTTCCACAAAAATGGCCCCAAGAGAACTTGGGGTAACAAATTCAAAACTGAGATCAGCCACATCTACTTCAGCTTTGTACAACATGCAAAAGAATAATAAggaaaggcaagtttatttgtatagcacaattcaacaacaaggtgattcaaagtactttacagagacattaaaacagtagaaataaaaagcacaatttaaaatttaaacaaaaaagaaagaaataagaacagtagataaaatcagataaaatcagtagttaaaatatgattaagttttgaaactcaagcttcagatttggagctttattcaaatgcagctgaaaataggtgctTCTTCAATCAATAATCATATTAATCAAAATAATAAGTTATATGAAACTTTTGACTGTCTGTATTTATCCTCTATATTAACTCGTTGAGAAACACTTTGTTCTAAATGTGTTACAAagatagcctgggaattcccatgctgctttgcgctcgatttcattctcactgcaaagtcagcctggaaaccaccgcccttatttttgccagagtttgggaaccaatcacagaacgggggggggggggcagcaagacgatgacgacgtccatgcgctacaccgaagcttgtagagtgttaatccaacatgacagcggacacaacgttaccgttcgatgcagccttagaaagtgtttcggagtagattcaccctagggtcatttgaaccgtgacatccagccaagtaacCCACCctaagtttttccgatattggctgaacatcagttgagttactgagttatcccgaatagcttagtacaagcgctgacggaccctggcagcatctccaaaattaccacactaaaatcacatgccatgacaccaaacttctacagtagtacaaatatggtctgtactcacaaaacgatgcatttggaagtttgtacatagtccaggagtttattattatcatcaacacaagcctgatagcttttctgctgctaaagcttcgttgacgtcacttctgggagccgggagcttcaaagtaagatgagggttgatctgctactgtagacaacaaagcaaggctgctcaatttctccattatcaaaataaattcacaactctacaacataaaaattcatgtagaatatagcatataggcctactttgttgttaatttaagtagcttagagtgcaattttccttttattttccttttttttcttcttcctcgtcgaatttctgtcgtcatctggtataagtgatacaattggctatgaatcgcgcacaaagcagcatgggaagaacctgacgtcatttgatagacattcgtagcgcccaataaacggctctaggcattcgtaaaccacgcctcaaatacgagaaaatgcacacctagttcccagaccaccatctcatcgagattgtggacgcgtcagccaggctattaCAAAGATTGctttaaaacagttttttccccctttttttttttaacctgcgAGGGCGGAGTTTAAATGTTGACCCCGGCTAAATGTTCGTGTTTGTGGTTATGCTGATTAACACTACAAAACAAGCGCACCTAACTTTCAATCAGACTAATTAAAGGTGTAAGTGCGCGTGGGACAACCTAGCTAAACTTTGAGTGCTCACAACTGTCAAGCCATGGATAAACTGGTAAAACAACGCGTTATTAACAATTTGTATAGCTAAATGTATACTGAACCCCTGTTAGTAATGTTTTCAAGCGGTTTTTGTCAACATTTTTGTTCTCAGGTGGGGTTTGTAGTTGGAATGAATTCCCTCACAAAGGAGCTAGCGGATGTTTTTGCGGATGACACTGAAAATGATGTGACATTTTATGGCTTTTCTGACACTGAACTCAAGGATACGGTACGCTTTTAATTGGAGTTCAGTTTGGTTGTTGAAAAATATAACCCTGTCAAATAAAAAATGCCAGTATGTTGTTAACAGCTAAACAACATATCGTTTCTATTTCTCCAATAGATTTCAGATTTTGAACATGAAGCCCAGCCTGAGATTTCCCCCGAGGAACAGGAAGCTACATCTCAACCACCTGCTATCCCTCAACCCTTCAGGATGAGGATTGCTTTGCGCTTTCCTTCCTTTGCCCACCGGTCCTCAGATTGTGAGGatgcagaggaggaagagaaaaggTCAATAACCAGAGGAGTGAAGAGACCAAGAAAGAGACGTAGGACAAAGACTGCGAGACATGTCAAATTTGAGGCTGAAGAGACGGCAGTGACTGGGCCTTCTCCATCTGAGGAGCTTGGATCTGATTCGGAATATGTGGCAGACACTTTTCTGGTCAAAAGGCAGGAGAACATCAAGGCTAACAAAGCAATGGTGACTCAGAAACACGTAGTATTTGGAAAATCACACAGGGGCGTTACACTTTGTATTCAAAGAAGAGGTTTGAATGAATATCGCTTATAGATACTCAGAACTGTAGGAAACCACCCTGGACTCTGAACAATGACTAAGTTTAGTTAGTTGGATGTTTCTTCAATAGGGCCACTATTACTTTACTCCTTCTATGCAGATTAGAAATGGGCAATAAAGTCAGGGGTGTTGATGTGTGACAAGTGACTCTGGCTCAAGTTGTGAATAACCCCACTTTTTATTTTATCCTCAGTTGGCTCAGCTCATGGCAGATCTGCAGAAAATGCAGGGAGGAGCAGCGATTCTGAAAAACCAAGCAGCCAATCCGAAAACCAAAGGGAGAATCTCTGTGAGTCGAATGGAAAACGTGTGATGCAGTTCAGCTAAGTAACCATGTAtttgtttttgaaaatgcaGTACAGTTctgaatatttatattttgtggTTCAATGTACTGATTTGATCCAATTAACAGCGTCCGCCGCACTCTGCAGCGACTGGAGGGGAGTCCAGGAGGAACCCAGAGCGGGCATCTCGCAGACAGACCCGGTCTATGGGTGGAAGTAAGGATCCTTCAACCCCTCAGGCAGACGTGGAGCTCAGCTTGGAGGAAGAGTTACTGGAGGTCAGTTAAGTAATTTAATCATCAGCTGAAACATTCTTCTAAGGGAGCAGTTGTACAATAGAcagatcaggttttttttctgtcaataATGTAGACTTTGTATGTTTTTACACTACAACAAGTTTGACCTTATTTGATTTTATCAGTTCTTGTTTGAATGGAGTCTTGGTACAAAGCGTGCCTGAACTGCCCCATTTTTCATATCATTGCATCGATAATAgatatttatattatatatatttatattttcattacccctacccgaaccagggtttgaatcccattcctgcttttcttacctcttttatttcttcccctacccgaaccagggtttgcatccccaccccgctgtgactggtgtgcagttgttGAGAgcgagttgtatggctttgtttttgctggtattttagtgattatagtactatttaggtgagtttgtctgctgaatctgctagtgtgtcttgtccttcctccacctctggcaccctctatattttcattacccctacccgaaccagggtttgcatccccaccccgctgtaactggtgtgcagttggtgagaggctgaggtagattatggttgttgtggtgtgaggggcagtgttggctggcattaggggggtgactctgggacaccagtggtcattgtctagcctcctggaggtgtcgtgggcccaactagacgaaacactgatgaaaggaggttcccacctgatgaccccaatgatatgttggtcagcactgctcattgatctatataatacggagtgtagggaattattcactgagtctggtcctttattttattttattttatttttattttctttagcacaagtttcttgtgtttatattgaatattTAACTGTTTGGCTGTTCAATCCATTGAACAGTGCCTGTGTTTCAAATCCTAAATTGTTGGTTGTGCTACAGCTCCCACGTCTCTGTATGAAATCACGattgcatctctaaattgtttgttttattctatctGTCATTCTTTGTAATCTGGTTTGACACGTGCTGCTGTTATGTCTCATGCTGCTGACCCGTTTTGGCCAGGTCACCCTTGTGAAAGAGATCCTGATCTCAATGGGCTTTTATctggttaaataaaaaataaaataaaaatcctttAGCAAAAGTCAGAGAAATTGAATGAACATGGCAGAGACTGGAAAcaattttgtgtttgttgtatgtaATTAATAATAGGACGCTTTACATAGTTTGTGTTTTATATTAGGGGGCCAATGTGCATGTAAAACTTCCAGCTAATTGGAACATCGGCTTCATCTTCTTTTTCAGGTGCGGCGTAGTCCAAAGCGTCGTGGCAACCCACGACCTAATCAGAGCAAACCTCATATAATCCGTCCAGTCGATGACATCACAGAAGATGAGCTTCAGCTGGTCGTGGACAATATGACTGACAAAGTGTACAACAGTGTCACAGTGAGGTCACAGCTTGACTTAAACTCTATTAGGCTAAGTTTAGATTACTGGGAAATCAAATTTGTTTCCCACTAAGATCTTTTGGACACACTGTGGGCATCAGCAACTGAGCAGTACTTTTCCTGTACAAAGGCCTCATCCAAATCTGCAAGCAGAGAGATCATGTCCTCTTTTTGTCCTCTACGTGTCCATTTCCTTAACATTTTTAAAGGATTCACTGTAGTGAGATATGCCAGATATACTCTAATACCCCTTTAGGAATCACCTTGATGCTtcaaataccaatttgtctgTTAAattgtgttatctttggcattttccATAGAttcaactaaagaaatgggaacaaattacGCATTTTTGCATCTAGTTGCTAAAAACAAAGTGTCTGAAGATGAGATTTTAAATTGGTTCCTTGCTAAGTTATCTGCGTACATGTATACAACGCATGTTCAGttaggtgcttttttttttttttttttcaaaaggacTGGGGGAATAAAAAAAGCCAATATCCAGTGAAAGGCTTTAAAATATCCTTAATAAATGCCCCAGGGAAACTATTGCTGGACACTAGTCTAAAAGATAACAAAGTCTGgctccttggaagcaaaatataaagaaatggcaGGTGGCTTGAGATGCACTGTACTTTTGCTGGGTAATGACACTTGATTCACAGGTCTGCGGTTTTACAGTTGGTTATAAGAAGTATTTATTTCTCAATGAACAAAAATAGACCACTTATTTCCAAATGAGGGAGTACCTGCTTGTAGTGTTTCAGATGCACACACCTGAACTAGATCTGATTACAAAGGGATCCAGACCACCTACTTAATGTGTTGTGTCCCCATTTTTCCTTGTCTTCATGGTGAAATGTAGTCTTTGGACAAGATGCTAACCTCACATTAACCTCCAGTGTGTTCCTTACTTGTAAGTTGCGCTGTATTTTCAGGGCTCCACGTGCCATCAGTGCCGCCAGAAAACTGTTGACACAAAGACGTGCTGTCGCAGTGAGGACTGTCGTGGGATTCAGGGTCAGTTCTGTGGGCCGTGCCTGAGGAACAGATATGGGGAGGATGTGAGGAAAGCGCTGCTTGATCCGGTCAGACTTCTCATACACCACACCCATTCAGATGTTTTGCACACACTGTGAACAATCTACACACAGATCTGGATCATACAGCTACAGATTATGAAAGTCAAATGAGGAAACGTAATGTTTCGTCTTCAGTTCACGACCAGGTATTTCCACCAGTGATGGGCACCCGTTACTGTAATCCGATTACTTTTTCAAGGAACGAGTAAAGTAAGGGATTATAATTGCAAAAATAGTAATTAGATTACTGTTACTTTTCCACAAACAGACTGCGTTACTAAAGCGTGatttgtgtttgtgagtgtctCATGACAATCATGTATGAGCGGTGCGACGTCAGTGCGTGTGTAGATCACCAAGAGATAATATGGAGTGCTGGAGAGAGCAGTGACATGACCGCtgcggctaccacatccaattcCACCAGGAAAATATCCGACAGCCCCTCTCCTGCTAAACAGGTGAAAATAGACATTAAGACCGACAGGACAGTGCAACTGTACTGAAGAAGCTAGTCGCTGCCTATATTGTCGAGGACATATTGTCCATTTCCACTGTAGACTAAATCATTCCGACCAAAATCGGTGTCAAGCTACCGCAGAGAAAGTCATTTGCAGGATACCTTGAGAGAGAATATGacatcagggctctcaagtctcacgcatcGAGCGTGACAGTCACGCTTTTTCGGTCTTTTGTCACCTACTCCCGCCACACATTgcatttctcacgctgaaaaAACATTTCCACTATCGCTATGGAAACGGCAGGAAACAACCACGTCTCCCACGAGTCTGAGCAGAGCagttattaataacaacaacgctaataataatattattaatgaaagaCTACTATGCCTGCGACCCGTCCAACCAGGTGGGGGACTTTTTTGAAAAGTCATTAATTCAGGTCTGCTTTCTTTTCAtcctggtgtgtgtgtgagttttaGTTGTCAGACAAAATCGTATTAATCTGTGGAATTTTTAAATTTCAAAGagtcagctttaaaaaaaaaaaaaaaaaaaaaaaatgtttttattgaaaCGGTGTGCTGTGTCGGATCAACAGTTTTTGTCCCGTCTTTATCAAGTGGTCAGCCAGAAAATGAACAACCCCAGTACGCTTCTAAATGCTGACGGGTGAGTTGGTTTAGTCTCTGTGCTGTTCATCATTTGCATTGGAACCTTGGGAAACTTTGCACTGATATGATGTGGCTTTCAATTTACTAAATTTGCCAAATTTATAATAAATGTGTTTACATTTGTTAATTATGCAGACAGATGGTACTTTCA
The Odontesthes bonariensis isolate fOdoBon6 chromosome 3, fOdoBon6.hap1, whole genome shotgun sequence DNA segment above includes these coding regions:
- the LOC142377380 gene encoding cell division cycle-associated protein 7-like isoform X2, which codes for MDKLVGFVVGMNSLTKELADVFADDTENDVTFYGFSDTELKDTISDFEHEAQPEISPEEQEATSQPPAIPQPFRMRIALRFPSFAHRSSDCEDAEEEEKRSITRGVKRPRKRRRTKTARHVKFEAEETAVTGPSPSEELGSDSEYVADTFLVKRQENIKANKAMLAQLMADLQKMQGGAAILKNQAANPKTKGRISRPPHSAATGGESRRNPERASRRQTRSMGGSKDPSTPQADVELSLEEELLEVRRSPKRRGNPRPNQSKPHIIRPVDDITEDELQLVVDNMTDKVYNSVTGSTCHQCRQKTVDTKTCCRSEDCRGIQGQFCGPCLRNRYGEDVRKALLDPFLSRLYQVVSQKMNNPSTLLNADGSGNVLHVEVFVTAASAASVRAAAQLASCSRWLSIMVSLTSTHTSAGGPP
- the LOC142377380 gene encoding cell division cycle-associated protein 7-like isoform X1, whose product is MDKLVGFVVGMNSLTKELADVFADDTENDVTFYGFSDTELKDTISDFEHEAQPEISPEEQEATSQPPAIPQPFRMRIALRFPSFAHRSSDCEDAEEEEKRSITRGVKRPRKRRRTKTARHVKFEAEETAVTGPSPSEELGSDSEYVADTFLVKRQENIKANKAMLAQLMADLQKMQGGAAILKNQAANPKTKGRISRPPHSAATGGESRRNPERASRRQTRSMGGSKDPSTPQADVELSLEEELLEVRRSPKRRGNPRPNQSKPHIIRPVDDITEDELQLVVDNMTDKVYNSVTGSTCHQCRQKTVDTKTCCRSEDCRGIQGQFCGPCLRNRYGEDVRKALLDPFLSRLYQVVSQKMNNPSTLLNADGSGNVLHVEVFVTAASAASVRAAAQLASCSRWLSIMVSLTSTHTSAASVKN
- the LOC142377380 gene encoding cell division cycle-associated protein 7-like isoform X4, coding for MDKLVGFVVGMNSLTKELADVFADDTENDVTFYGFSDTELKDTISDFEHEAQPEISPEEQEATSQPPAIPQPFRMRIALRFPSFAHRSSDCEDAEEEEKRSITRGVKRPRKRRRTKTARHVKFEAEETAVTGPSPSEELGSDSEYVADTFLVKRQENIKANKAMLAQLMADLQKMQGGAAILKNQAANPKTKGRISRPPHSAATGGESRRNPERASRRQTRSMGGSKDPSTPQADVELSLEEELLEVRRSPKRRGNPRPNQSKPHIIRPVDDITEDELQLVVDNMTDKVYNSVTGSTCHQCRQKTVDTKTCCRSEDCRGIQGQFCGPCLRNRYGEDVRKALLDPEWKCPPCRGICNCSFCRQREGRCPTGILFPLAQYHGFSDVHSYLSRWASVKN
- the LOC142377380 gene encoding cell division cycle-associated protein 7-like isoform X3, which translates into the protein MDKLVGFVVGMNSLTKELADVFADDTENDVTFYGFSDTELKDTISDFEHEAQPEISPEEQEATSQPPAIPQPFRMRIALRFPSFAHRSSDCEDAEEEEKRSITRGVKRPRKRRRTKTARHVKFEAEETAVTGPSPSEELGSDSEYVADTFLVKRQENIKANKAMLAQLMADLQKMQGGAAILKNQAANPKTKGRISRPPHSAATGGESRRNPERASRRQTRSMGGSKDPSTPQADVELSLEEELLEVRRSPKRRGNPRPNQSKPHIIRPVDDITEDELQLVVDNMTDKVYNSVTGSTCHQCRQKTVDTKTCCRSEDCRGIQGQFCGPCLRNRYGEDVRKALLDPEWKCPPCRGICNCSFCRQREGRCPTGILFPLAQYHGFSDVHSYLSSLREKLKGEEDVEM
- the LOC142377380 gene encoding cell division cycle-associated protein 7-like isoform X5; its protein translation is MDKLVGFVVGMNSLTKELADVFADDTENDVTFYGFSDTELKDTISDFEHEAQPEISPEEQEATSQPPAIPQPFRMRIALRFPSFAHRSSDCEDAEEEEKRSITRGVKRPRKRRRTKTARHVKFEAEETAVTGPSPSEELGSDSEYVADTFLVKRQENIKANKAMLAQLMADLQKMQGGAAILKNQAANPKTKGRISRPPHSAATGGESRRNPERASRRQTRSMGGSKDPSTPQADVELSLEEELLEVRRSPKRRGNPRPNQSKPHIIRPVDDITEDELQLVVDNMTDKVYNSVTGSTCHQCRQKTVDTKTCCRSEDCRGIQGQFCGPCLRNRYGEDVRKALLDPFLSRLYQVVSQKMNNPSTLLNADG